GTATGAATCTCTCTACAGCTTctttttctacatacagtaacatctaCTGCATATCAAGACTGTTGCATGTTATTTTTGGGAGAAGGGGGCAAGAAGAAACATGTTCTCAGGTTTTAGCCAGTTAGGatcaaaagcatttatttattctgctaTATGCCTACTAATGTTCTGCTCATGCATGCGACTTTGTTATTGCCTTTGTGTAGATGAATTAGAGTCCCCAGAGCCACCTGTGTTTTGCACCCCGGGTCTCAAGCTCAAAAAGACAAACTGTCAGTCTTCCCCACCTGCACAAGAAATTGGTGAGCCAGCAAACCTGCCCACCACACCAGAGGTGCCAGCTTTTCAAACTCCGTATCTGAATCGACTGACCAGCACCAAGAAGGTGCACCAAAAGGTATTATTCTGTGCGTTAATAATGAAATGAGAACACTTAGACAAAGCGAGTAAGTTTCCTGCTTTCTCGCATGCATTTAAAGGGGTGTTTATTAGTTGTGGTTTAGTTGGTTTAGTTTTAATTGGGTTGTCTTTTGCCTTCAACTTTCATCAAGTCTTGATGTAATTAAAAGTGTCTGAATTTTCTATTGTCTGTAGAGTTCACAGCAATCTGATGGTGATGGCAGCCCCACCTTTGAACTTTCATCACCCCCTCATAACGGAGCAACCGCCTCCAAACGCACCTGGGCATACAATATGCCAGAACTGTCCATCATGGGTGAGGATGACTGTCAGCTGCCAGAGATGCCGAACCTGGAATCGGTTCTGGGGAGTGTTTTACAGAGTGTAAGACTAACACGTTTTTTTAAGCCACAAGCTGCAACTGCATTATCATTTCTAAAGAAGCAGAGTCTCTGTGATTGAAAGGCTGTCTTTACCCTTTAAATTTAAGGGTGTCCAACAAGTCTTAAAAGCACAAAGGACTAAGCTGGTTTCCCAGATTAATTATCTAATTTTAATAGTCTCATATTTACCTGCCAGAAATGTTCAAAAATCATAAAAAAGACTGATGAGGAGGTTGAAAAGGTGCCCAAAGATTCCAATGTCAACCGTCTGGAGCTGGGGGGAGCCACGCAGGAGTTCAGCCTGGGGACACCTAGCGTTTGGATGGACTCCCAGGAGCCAGGCACCCCAGAGATGCCAGACCTCAGCTCTGTTACACAGGACATCTGCAAAGTAAGTTGTTTACTCCATTTACtacatgttttaattaaattaaatacatttttatatttttttatcttttattttatagcTTGTTTCCAAGGCTCAGTTTAAAAAGGCTTCTCTGGCAGATGTGCATCGACATGTAATACtagaaaaagagacaaacaggtacagtaaaGACCAAGGAAAGTGATACGAAGACAACTTTGACAGCTGTATTATAATATTTGTATATTGTTGTGCACAAGAGTTTTGTattctttttaaatgaattgCTCTCTCTAGAGCGATACGTCTATCTGTGGTATCAGAGAGTGAGTTCCAGAGTTTACCCAGCTACCTGAAGCAGATGACGCTGCACAACCTCAACCAGGCAGTTCACAGCATTAATAAATTCACAGAAGAGCACCAAGGTCAGTACTGCAGTATCTACTGTATGACCCCGGttgtttataaaatgtttgaatGGTTTCTATTTGTAACCCCCTCCAGGCTGGTTACATATTAATGTGCTATTGGATACCACAGAAAGTGTTGAAATCTGAAACTGAGAAAGCTACGGGGGGGTAATCATCTGCAGACATTAGCGATGCCGTCAACAGTACGAAACCCATCTTTTATACTTGCATCATCATAAATTTAGTATTTTGCAAAGAGAAAATATTTGAGAAACTAAATATAAAGTTGCATATGAGGGGATTTTATTCGAATCTGGCTTGTCCTTTAGCTGCCCTATGTGATTTATTGAGAGTATTTTTGGACAAGCAATCCTAATTAACTGTTGTCCTTTTGTTCCCTGTGTAGGACAAGTTACAGAGCTTCAGATTGAGCAGCTAAGAAATATTACAAACTTTGGTACCAAGACACCTGTATACGTGCTTTGTTTAACTGAACTCAAGAGGCTGAAGTGTGTGAAAGGAGCAAGTAACACGTCTCTGTATAAACTGTGCACAAACAACTAAAGGTTTCTGAATGTAATGGGCACTGGATACTGTCATACATCCACCATCAACAATCCAAGCTTTTCTTTGTCTATTAAGTTTAGTCCACAAAAAAATATGGAATAAGTTAATTACTAGCTAAGAAAACAGCCAATTAATAGCAGAGAAAACAGTCTGGGTTagataattattttattacaataaTTTTATCTAGGCTGTAAAGAGTTGATTGATACTCTGCACttcttttaatatttgtatgtaaatttaaatggaaaaataaaagcacattctGGACATACTATTGGAAATAATAGTTTGCTGTATTATTATATTGAGTTCGCTACTTTTATTATGTTATGTTAAACaattttgctttgtgttttacaattatatatgtattatgtaaatgatatatttaTTAGACTCTTAGTTAAATGAGGGGAGTGTTAACAAGATACAAATGTTGAAGATTTGATacttaaaacaaataatttgaGAAAAAAGCTGCTAAGCAGATGAATAAAATAAgatgatgtagtgtgtgtgatcacaacCGTAAGTAGTATCATATCAAGCCACATGATGATGCGGACAGTAATTGTTTAAACACAGTAAATAttactttatttgtttgtattacTCTAGATATTACTGCGTTTGTATAGATTCTCATAGAAACGTACGCAAAAGTCGTCTATTAGTGACGTCAACCTACAATTGTCCAATCAGATCGGCGAACGTTAAAGACCGTTGGTGACGTAggactttttttccttttttttcactcCACCCTCTCTGCCGCCATTTTGGGAGTCAAAACAGCCAACAAACAGCAGTGCACACTTTCACGCTTCTCCGTGTTTTTCTTTACTATGGTTCACACATGTGTGGTGGCCGGCTGTAGGAACAGAAGGACACCGGGCACCACCTTATCATTCTACCGCTTCCCCCGGGACCCCGAGCGGAAGCAGCGCTGGATAGCTGCTGTGAACAGAGAGGGATGGGTGCCCAACGATGGCAGTCGGCTGTGTAGTACACACTTCATCTCAGGTATGGAGACAGTCCgagacagagcagctcagtgttgtttttcattttaggtacgatttttattgctttaattaATCGTACGTCAAACACCCAAATGCTCGTATTACATTTCTGCTTTAAACTGTAATATAGTGGGTGTCTTCCAGGTTTGGGAAAAGCTATTTGTAAGGGATGGTTCCCTTCATTTATTCAGTATAAAGCCTTGATTAGGCCGCTGTTAAAAACCTTTAGGtttccttttatttacattcagtAGAAAACAAATAATATTTCATAAATATATTTGACCAAATATTggtaacaataacaacaatcaGCTAAAAGGAAATGTGTTTGCacgtgttttcatttttcctctAATAGTTGTTTAATGCTCTCTTTCCACACTCAGGTAAACAGGTGAAGAATCCACGTTCGCCAGATTATGTTCCTTCTGTCTTCACAATAGCTCCTTTATCTCCAGAAATGAAGGAGCCAGGTGCCTTCGAGATCCTGGACAAGCAGGAGGCGCGTGTGGAGGCTGCCAATGCCTTGTTGTTCCTGCAAGGCCAGGGTACGCCTGTGGTAGCAGAGCAGAGCCAGGAGGAGCATCCTGAAGAGCCGCAGGCCATCGTGGATGAAAGTACATCTTCTTCCATCAGCtcagacgaggaagaggaggacgatgacaaATCTGTGAGTGACAGCAAGAAAGGGAAATATGCTCAGTCACCTGATGCCCCAGTTAATTATGATGACATGTTAAAAGCCCTAAAGAAGGAAAACCAGTCACTCAGGGAGTCTGTGGAGAAAATGTCCCTGTCTGAGAACTCGTTGAGAAACGATGCAGAGAAAGTCAAGTTTTACACTGGTTTACCCAACTACTTTGTCTTAGAGACAGTCATGTGGCTGCTGGCACCTCACATGGATGGGATGAAAAATGTGAAGCTTTCCAagttccagcagctgctgctaacACTCATGCGGCTCCGTTTGGACCTCCGCAATCAAGACCTGGCCTACCGCTTTGGTGTGAAAGTTGGCACTGTAATCAGAACAGTGCACCGGATGGTCAACATCATGTCGTCTACTCTGGTACCCACGGCTGTCTTCTGGCCTTCCAGAGCTGAGCTCAGGAAAAACCTGCCTGCAGCTTTGCGTACTTCATACCCCGACTGTGCTGTCATCATAGACTGTTTCACGGTACCTTTCGAGGAGCTGGTTTCCCGGGGCaaccagcaacagcaacagcaggaagTGGCGACGAGTTATAACGCGTTAAAATATCTGATCGGTGTAGCGCCGCAAGGCGTTGTCACGTTCGTCTCCAGGGGTGTGCTGGGAAACGTCAGTGACAAAAGCCTGGCTGAGGGATGTGGATTTCTGTGCAAGCTTCTCCCAGGGGACGTCGTACTGGCTAATCGGGATCTGGACATCGGCGAGTCTGTGGCCGCCCGTCAAGCACAGTTTAAAATTGCCAGGGGCTCATTGCTGGATGAGGCTCCCTCTGAAGCACTGAGTGTGCAGAAGCATGTGGAGAGGGTGATCTCTATGGTAAAGCAACGTTACGCCATGCTCGCAGGCCCCGTCGAGAGCCCTTTCACCGCATTCTGCGAGCGCACGTCAAACCTCTCAACATTTGATAAGATTGTGCAAGTAGCCTGTGCCTTAAACAACCTGTGCATCTCTGCGGCGCCACTTGAGTGATACATATAGATTCATGCCTAGTGCTCCTTAATACTAGTCATGCATTTGATTTCCCCTTTTCTTCTATGGACCTTATTCCACATTCTCCCACTAGGTCCATATGTGAACAATAATAAACTGATTTATATGTATTCACCAGTTAGTTTACGTTAGACTTGGAAATGGAAGCCCTCCTCCCCAGAAGTGATGTCATTCATTTATGCAAGTCACCTGACAAAGACTGGCGACTTGCAAAGGACACCTTTAAACTATACCTTTAAATGACTCCTCATTAGTCATTTGTAAATACTAAGGACTAGAAGCTGCAGCTTAGGAGGTGCAGGCCGTATTTCCTGTACGTCAGCCATGTAAAGGTCTGCAAATTTTATCATCTCTAACAGGAGCATAGTTCGCTGGACTGATCCTTCTGCAGTAAATGAGCTGTTTTGTTGCATATCTCAGTACACACAACAGATATTGATGTGCATGCTTAAGAATGCAGCTCATAGATAAGAGTTTCTCCGGGCTTCATGTGGGGATAGAGGCCAGCTTAATGAGGGGTTTGATTTATTACTCAGAATAACTGTTTTGGCATTTTCAAGTGTTTTTTCCCTGCAGCATATAACAACAGAACACATATGTGCCACCACACGTCTGGTGTTAATTATGTTATTTCTGTCTTAGAAACATGGCTCAACTCTGGGGGTTTTGATAATCTTTTCCTAGTTGACTGCACAAGTTGGAATGACAATACACACAACAATACAAAATTGATGCTCACTCAAAAATACTAACCCTGCACGTAAAGGGGGTTTATTACAAGTGAGGATCAAGGTCTGAGCGGTTCCAGCAGGGGTTTAATGATTAGCAATGATGTCAGTATTTACCACACTACGCTGCTGTTTAACTTGAGTAAGggtaatgttttaatattttgaaCAGGTTTAATGAAGAACTTGGGGTTTTttaaaagaggagaaagaagagcagGACAAACTCATGCAAACGCTGGTGTGTTTATATTCAAATGATAGTTTTTTTACACTCTGCAATACTGTAGTTTTATTGAATCAAAGTATCTGTTCAAAAGATGCTTTATTACAACAGGACAGCAGCCAGTCAGACTCTTGAGGTCTAATTAAAACTTAGCTTAGTTGAGCATGTCCACCTCAGCTTTGGGGAATGTACCTTTAATTAGTGTCTGGTTAGTTCTCAACAGCGTTCTTAAAAGCATTCTGATGTCATTGGGTGTTAGTGATTTGAAGCATGAGAACACCAGAAGGATTACAAGCTATCAAAATGCATATTTGATGCATGAATTTCTTAGATAAAGGTGAGACCTGATTTCTGCATATAGTGATCATTGTGTATTTTGAGGGAAAACTCTCTGACTCCACTGCATAAATCATGCTTTCGCTTATTGAAGTGTATCTTCTGTTCTGCACATTGCTGGTGCCTTCATTTGTAAATCTGGTACTGCTCTTACAAATTAGTTTTCTACAGATGTTTTTACAGATGTTTCTGGTTCAATTACTGAGTTAATTGTGCATAAATAGCTCACACATATGTGCTGACTTTCATTATTAACTAAGAAATGTTCCCATCTATTTGTATTTGATTATATCTTTCTAATGTTTAAAAGTATGAACTTCAAATGATGTCATACAATTAGTAATTATGCATAGATTATCATTTAGCTTTTACGTGGAGGTTTTTGGGGATTACACACCAACATTTGTCCCCGTGCTCTGGCTTCAGGCCCAAAATTAATTGGGGAGGCCTTTTATGGCAGGAAGCTATAACGGAGATTAAACTGGCTCAGTTCTGGTGCCGAGCTCTTAAAGCTTTGCGTTAACAAGAAGCTTCGGATGCAGCTGGGGATGCTCTGGGTGCCCAAAGTGGAATGTGCCTTTTATTCTCTAGCCTCTGGGCGTTCCTTCCTTTACTGGTTGGCTCATCCCCAGACAAGCTCCTGATGCTCTTCAAACTGATTTTCCCTTTACCTGTAATGTTAGGTTGTGGAGTTTATGACTAACTAACTATGTCTTAGTCAAAAGAAACCAAAAACTTGATCAGTAATACAAACACGTAAAAGTTTAGTTCACTCAAGTTTACCTTTGGTTTACTTTAATTTCTTGTAATTCACATGCTTCCTTTCCGAACCCACTCAGACTAGTAAACTGGATTGTCTGTTAACTAAAAGCTTCTAGTCTGGTAATAATTTAACAGATGCTGActcttttaatagttttttttggGATGTACTTATGATATTTATTACTGCTGCTCAAAGCATCATTCTTAGTGTTGGTATTAGCAAACCCTTTTGTAGATGCTTGGATATTTTTGATGttataatagaaaaaaaaattccatTTGAGCTTTTATACAAAAGTGATGTAACTACTGCTTAATACTTCCACAGAGCAGCCAGTGCTTGGTTTTCTCTTCATGAGCTCATTCTTAGGAGCAGTGAAACAGAATCTGAGACAAACTGGTTCATTTTGgtctttgttatatttatttctaaaatgTTGATGTCACATTGTTTTGGGTGCATGTGCTTCCATTATGTGTAACCGCAAGTTAGATTTATTTCTATGTTTCTTCATTATTGCATACGGAACTGAACCATTAAAGTTTAGGAAATGCACCTGAGGGGCGTGTGTACATATGTATATGTCCATGTGTTTGGCATCAGAGTTCAGTCTCTTTATTTGCCTGCACACTGATTCATGACCTTTGGCTCATTGGTAAAGATTCCTTCCAGTGCCAGAGAGGAGTGACTGAGTAATGctctgatttttttatttatcaaacAGAAATGCTTTGGAGGAAGCCCTGCCTAGAATATGTGcggtcacagaggaggaaatgacaGGACCTCTCACTCTGCTACTTTTAAACACGGTGGCCTTTAGTGCTCAGGATGAAGGTCGATGTTGTTGGACGTCATCATAAATTAAAATTCTTTTAGAACAGGGGTTAAATTTAACTATTTGTATATTCAAAACATTTTTGTCTTTCGTTTGCACACTCTTAACCTAATTGCAAAATAAATATAACTGGTTAGAAATAGCTCACTGCTCAAAGTCAACATGTGTATAGACGAAACGCCGGGTTAAGAGGCGCAGTACTTTAACTTCAGTAAACTGTTTAAAGTAGGTTTTGTGGGCTTTGTGTCCGAGTTCATAGTTATTGATGTAGAGCTACAGACTGAACGCAGCGGCTGAGACGATGCGTTCTGTCTGCAGGAGACGATCTTTGGCTCGCTGCTGACGTGCGTCGGTCCGTCACGTGACCTGTGGAATGTTAACAATGCAGCGAGTGTCCAACTTTGTGCTGCATTTCTGATCCTGCTGGAGTCTGGGGAGAAAATGGAGGCTCATTTCATCATAAGTGCCATGTTCCTCCGTCTTTTCTGAGCTCCACGGACGAACGAGCGCACCCCGCCGCCGGATAACGGACTTTAAAAAGTGCCCGTTTAACGGGATTGGCTCCGGTCCGACTTCTTGCTGCTTCTATCACATGGTGAGTTGAGAGGTACTTTTGGGGAGGGAGTGGTGGTGGAATGCATTTCCACGACTTGTTGCTCGGGGAAAAAGCCGTTCCTCACGGCTACAGAAAGCGTTGTAGTGTCCGTTCGCCCGTCTTCACCCACGGTCTGcgtccccccctccccccggggCACACGAGCCCCCGGGACGGTCTCCAGACGTGCACAGGTCCAGGGCCCGACGCACGCGCGGCACCAGGCTCCATTTTGTAGCGGTTTTAAAGCTTTTGGCACAAACGTGGtgtcacctcttaaaccacAGCCCGTTTTGTGCCTCGACCTCTCGTCACTGTGTCTCTTGCATTTGGACCCTTAAATAAGCAGATACTATAAAGGCGAGTAGAAGCCACCGCACTCCCGCATGTGGCACTTATTTGAGTGTTTATGTTGGGTGGTTTGAGAATCCTCAAAGCTGCGAAGTTCTGAAATTGGATCCTGAAACGTATAGATGACGTCTGATTTtccaaaaacatgaaaaagctcGATAGTTGCCATAATGTGACACATTCCAGTGTTTTTGGAGCTTTGTGAGTAAGGTACTTCTCCAAATGAGCCTATAACACATGAGTCATgctttattttgtgttattaaTCAGGAGTTAAACCGCTATTTTACTTTTCAGTTTTTTGCATTCACATCTCAATGACGACCGTGTAACAACACGTGGTTCAATGTACCACATTTTATGATTCTGCTGATATATTTTTTAAGTTTTCTTCATTTATTACATTGTCAGAAACACTGGATCATGTGCTATTTTTGCTGTGTGGAGCCTAAAGGCCTGCGTAGTTTGGCACTGATGCAACCATGCGTTCATTCAGGTGTGCTGCTGCTACTATTACGCTTAAGTCTGACACACACCTTTTTCTGTCCTGTCTAGTTGAGCAGTAACACGTACTGGGCTGAATGCCATGTTTTTACTCTTTTCTCTCTGAGTTTCATTGTACTTCGATTCCTTCTTCAGTCTGGGTCCTAACGGACAatcacatttttcttttcacaaCAATTAGGCTTTTTATTCTCAGTTTATGTGGTCAGGTATCAGACCCCAGCTGGATTCAATTCTGTGCAGAGGCATGTGTCAGGGAATAACCAGAGGGATGACTGCAGTGGGAAATCACCTCTGGACTGCAGACAGATGCTGGCAGATGTTTGGCTGCGTGCACTGAATACCAACAGGGAACCAAGTCctgcttttaaaataaagcagTATCGTAGCTGGTGAGGTTGTGAAACGGGTCAGTACTCTTCACTCCACTGTCCACTTTGTCTGGTTTGCCCTCGTCCCAGCAGTTCGTCAGACCTGTAGGTTGGTTCCATCCACAGCAGAACGAGCTGTCCTTCACTCCTCACCTTTAATTTACAAATTACAGCAGAGACAACACAGTCCAGATTCTAGGAAATCGATCAGGGATTGATCATTTTTACtggaaacatttttaatttcctcATTTTTTATCACCATTTTTCCAACATGTTGTCAAAAGGTAGAATTGTAGAAGTAGTAAACATACAACAAGTATTTATTTGGAAATTGTCTTTCAATTGTCTCGTTGAGCTTCCATCTCAGTGCATCCTCTAGTGGAAACTAGGGGAACTGCAGGTTGGAGTGATTCACATTGGCCTTGACATTGAATCGGTTGGAAGCTTTTTTCAAACAGAGGTGGTGTCTGTGATGATagtgtgtttattgtttggATTGAGTTACACACTTTCATAGCATGAGGTGTGATGTGAGTCAGAGGTCAGGTTACCTGTGGAGATAAGACCCAGGTGAGTGACAGGCTGAAGTATGTGGAGTGCTGCAGTTGTGGTTTTAAGCCCAGAAGTATTTTTTCCCAGTAAATGTGTAAGTGTGGACCTGCCTCAACAGCCACTGAAGCCTAtttccagacagaggccagatCTTATTTTGGGTTTATTTTGGGCAGCCTAGACAGTCCCATGATTCAACATGGGTATGACTTTACTTGTAGTTACTTGTGGAATGGCATGCTGGCTGGTCGGACACGGTGCCTGAAGCATCGCAGGAATGGTGGCAAGACATCCCAGAGATGGGGCAACATTTGTGCAGCTTGGCCCGGCCCCACTCGCCTCCCACGGCTACGTTAAAAAAAGCTTGGTTTTGCCTTCACAAAGTTTTATCTGTGCAAACAGTGAGCGCTGTGTCCTTCTCAGAAAAGGCCCAGAGCGATGGAGGCTGccaggggggaggcgggggaggcggggggtggCTTCTTATGTTTGCCTGCTCTGCTATGAACGTCCTAAACCCGGAGGAGCTCATACCGAATGCTGATGATACCAGAATCGTCCAGATCTGCACTAAAGCAACTTGATCCGGTCGTTAACCTGGCAGCGAATAAAAGACATCGTTTAAGGACGCGTTGCCTAATGGAATGGTTGGAATAGCAGACATGGCTTTTAAAGCTCAGCCGTGTCCAAACCTGCCTGAGTGGCCTCGTCTGTGGAGGAGAACAGACATCACCTGCTGAGGCTCAGGCAGCGTTTAGTGTGCGTCAGGGAACGTGACTGTGACCATAGCGTGGTTCAGCTCCAGACAGCGTGTGGAAGGtgggctgctgctggctgcatcCCATGCTGCTCCGGGTGCTGATGCCGATACTTGCACCTTCCATTCATTTGAACCGGACTCTTTGATGAATCATGGTCAAGGTTTGGATTCGCAGTTGTAGTCAAATTGTGCTCATTCTTCATTTATTGCGTCTTATTGCTGTTCTCGTTGCTCCATGTCTCATTCTTTCCATTCGATGCAGTGAAAAACAAACCCCCCATGTGTCTTAGTGTCACCCCAGATGTGCCGGTAGCGTTTCACGCTGCATTGCTGACCCTCACGTGAAGCCCCTGATGGGAACATGTGCCTCACGTCACTCCATCTGCCCGGCAGGAGTAACGCTGCAGTGGCAGAATGCGGAGCATGCGTCCCCAGATAAGACGGTCAGAGGGTGTCAGGTCCCAGGGGCTGAGGCAGGGGAGgcctgctgcccccccccccgcgtcaGAGGGGTGTTTACCAAGTATGCAGTGACAACCACAGCTATGCATTGATGAGGTGCAGGGGGAGGCAGGTGGTGTTTCATGTCCCCAAGCATCTGACTGAGGCAGAGCCTGGCTCTCAGGTAGCTGAAGTGTATAATCTGCTTGTGTTTGAAACTGGTAGCTTATAATGAAAGATGTTTGATAATTGATAATAAGGATTATTGTTTCATTCCTGACCTTTGAACTCCCACTACCTACACCTTCTGATAGACTGTCTGAGATAACATAGTAGAAGCATGAAGGCTTTGCCTGAGCTCAGcctctgactccatcttttcCTCCACAGGAGCAGATTGGCAGCATCATGGTTTGGCTCCGCGCTGCCCTCGTGACTGACTGCATTTCCTGGAATAAGCTGGAACCTGAGCCTTGAAAGCTACACCATGGAATGCCTGTAGTATCCCCGCCTCACCTTCACCCAGCCCTCCGGCATCAGCGGGAACCACAAGCACAAAGACAGACGCAAACAAATAAGGGACGCAGGGGAGGACTCTAAATCTGCTGCCGGACAGTCTTTATCTATTTGGGCCAGACATCTGGAGAGGGACCCTTTGACGGGTGCAgcggagtgagtgagtgtgtgtgtgtgtgtgtgtgcgtgtgtgtgtgtgtgtgtgtgtgtgtgtgtgtgtgtgtgtgtgtgtgtgtgtgcgcgcctgtcAGAGGCACTGAGGCAATGAGGCCAAAGACTTTCCCAGCCGCCCCGTATGTGGGCAACACGCGCCAGAGGCTCCAGGAGATCAAAGAAGGCCTGAAGCAGCCGGCCAAGCTGGTGAGCCAGGCGCTGCACGGCGGCCCCCGCAGCGAGGGCCGCGGCGCCGAGAGCAAGGGCGGCAAGGACGCGGCcagccggcagcagcagctccggccGCCGCAGAAGTTCAACAACTACCAGAATGCACTGCGGGAAATACGCAAGTCCCTCATGCCCTTCGCCAACGAGTCGGGTCCGTCCTCCGGGTCGGGGCACCCTGCCGGCGCCGGGGAGGTCAACCggcagatgctgcaggagctggtcAACGCAGGCTGCGACCAGGTGGGTGGGTGAGGGGGTGAGTGgttgggtgagtgagtgagtgagggagtgggtgagtgagtgagggagtgggtgagtgagtgagggagtgggtgagtgagggagtgagggagtgggtgagtgagtaagtgagtgagtgagtgagtgagtgagtgaggagtgagtgagtgagtgagtgagtgagtgagtgagtgagtgagtaagtgagtgagtgagtgagtgagtgagtgagtgagtgggtgagtgagtgagtgagtgagggagtgggtgagtgagtaagtgagtgagtgagtgagtgagcgagcgagtgagtgagtgagcgggTGCTGACTGCGTACGCACCCACAAAATCATTCTGTCCATTCTTTTAAACAGCTGCAACCGCGTCAAGATTTATAGCAACATCTGTTTGGTTCGTACATGATGCAAGAAACATTTTGCAACAGGACAAGTCAGCTGCATGTGTCacttctgtctgtgtgagcagAAGCAGCGCAGGACGTGTTGTAATGTGCTTTAATCAGCGTATGGGAAGTAGAGCGGGGGTGCTGCTGCCCTCGGATGAGAGCCGCTGCCTCCTTCAGTCAGGAATTTTTAATGAAGGCGCTCAGCGTTGTCACATGATCTGAGATGTAATACAATGCAGGTGCCGCCTGCCAAGAGGACGGTGCTGCCGTTACGTAACTTTGGCCGGAGCCTTGAAATGTTGAAATATCAGGTTTTCCCCAATGGGCTGTTTGGCGTCCGCTCCGTCTGTCCCGCTGGAGGAATGTGTGCTATCACATGTCTGCAGGGAAACGCGAGGAGGGAGAGGTTTGCTGTGGGAAACGAGGTCCACTCATCAGAACTCATTGGACCAAACCGGCACCAAATGCAGCCGGTGCCGTTTGGATTTGGTGCGTTCGTAGTTAAAGGGCCCTGTGATGGCGCTCGGCATGTGAAGAATGCTCCGCTCAAGCCCATGCACAGctctgtgaccccccccccccccccgcagggAGAGGCCGCGCGCATCAAACTGAACAGAGACGCTGCTTCCTGACAGCAGGACGTTCGGACCCGTGCTGCGTTCGAGGGTCAGGAATCTAGAAGCGCTCCATGCGCCTCGGAATCTCaccttctgcctcctcagccATTTTCTCCCTTTCGCTGCTGCCATTGTGAATGTAACAGAGCAGAATCGGCCGAGTCAATACAAACAGGAAGGGAGCGCTGAATGGCGGCAGGGT
This genomic interval from Betta splendens chromosome 21, fBetSpl5.4, whole genome shotgun sequence contains the following:
- the LOC114847088 gene encoding uncharacterized protein LOC114847088 isoform X1, coding for MVHTCVVAGCRNRRTPGTTLSFYRFPRDPERKQRWIAAVNREGWVPNDGSRLCSTHFISGKQVKNPRSPDYVPSVFTIAPLSPEMKEPGAFEILDKQEARVEAANALLFLQGQGTPVVAEQSQEEHPEEPQAIVDESTSSSISSDEEEEDDDKSVSDSKKGKYAQSPDAPVNYDDMLKALKKENQSLRESVEKMSLSENSLRNDAEKVKFYTGLPNYFVLETVMWLLAPHMDGMKNVKLSKFQQLLLTLMRLRLDLRNQDLAYRFGVKVGTVIRTVHRMVNIMSSTLVPTAVFWPSRAELRKNLPAALRTSYPDCAVIIDCFTVPFEELVSRGNQQQQQQEVATSYNALKYLIGVAPQGVVTFVSRGVLGNVSDKSLAEGCGFLCKLLPGDVVLANRDLDIGESVAARQAQFKIARGSLLDEAPSEALSVQKHVERVISMVKQRYAMLAGPVESPFTAFCERTSNLSTFDKIVQVACALNNLCISAAPLE
- the LOC114847088 gene encoding uncharacterized protein LOC114847088 isoform X2 → MVHTCVVAGCRNRRTPGTTLSFYRFPRDPERKQRWIAAVNREGWVPNDGSRLCSTHFISEMKEPGAFEILDKQEARVEAANALLFLQGQGTPVVAEQSQEEHPEEPQAIVDESTSSSISSDEEEEDDDKSVSDSKKGKYAQSPDAPVNYDDMLKALKKENQSLRESVEKMSLSENSLRNDAEKVKFYTGLPNYFVLETVMWLLAPHMDGMKNVKLSKFQQLLLTLMRLRLDLRNQDLAYRFGVKVGTVIRTVHRMVNIMSSTLVPTAVFWPSRAELRKNLPAALRTSYPDCAVIIDCFTVPFEELVSRGNQQQQQQEVATSYNALKYLIGVAPQGVVTFVSRGVLGNVSDKSLAEGCGFLCKLLPGDVVLANRDLDIGESVAARQAQFKIARGSLLDEAPSEALSVQKHVERVISMVKQRYAMLAGPVESPFTAFCERTSNLSTFDKIVQVACALNNLCISAAPLE